TGGGGACTAGAAAACTCAGTTTATCAAGTCAAAGAATGGCCTAACAAAAGCACGGACTAGGAAAAATTTAAGACGAttttataatataaaaaattaaaaatttttcttaaaaaacactgaaaacgATACATTTTCATGCGATCACCGAtagtcaaaaaattatttttgttttttttccaaagttcctatttttcaaatttcagtaattCCACGCCACTCAGCGAATACTCCAAATATTTCGGCCTGGCTGCGATGATAGTCTATGAAATTTCCAATCAGCTCCACCTAATCATTGCCTTGAACCGATTATTTGCAGTGTTTTGGACTTTTCATTACGAtcagattttcacaaaattcaatACAAATTTGATGAAGAATATTGCttgttttattggattttcgaTTTGCTTCTTATTTTACGACGTTCTTGGCTGCTACTTTTACTATGACACAAGGACCTTTACCTTCACATTTTTGGATTCACCAAAGTGTGACGACATTACCTGGTATTCCGactttattttcaacataTCTCTAGTTGCACTTACCCTTATTATCAACTTGCTCACCGCCTACAGGGCCGGGAAGGCTAGCAGAAGCCTGCTCGACGCAGCTGGAGCACAAATGTCCAAGGAGCAGAGGCATCGCGAGAGGAGCTTTATAAAGCAGTCGTTTTTGCAAGGGATGACAATATTTTCGGGGCAGGTGACCTATCACGTCACAGCTCCGTTGGTCACTAATTCGGTTCTACTGTTTTTGGATGCAAGTCTATGGGCTTTCATGCATGCTTTTGAGGGGTGAGGTTTAATATTTGAAGTTCGAtaataaattcaaacaaattaaGATTACTTATACTTCTTTCAAGTCAAGAAATGCGATCTGTAATCAGCAAAAAGCGCCGTAGGTTTCTGATTCaataacgaattttttttcaatttcagagtcAATTGCATCGGTATTCGTGTTGATGCTTTAACAGGTCCACGTTATGTGGATCAGACAAAATTTTctcactaatttttaaaatagaaaatcgtgttgataaaaatgagaataacattgttgaacattttcagaaaaggcGTTGTACTTAGGACTTTTATGCAGACGTCGTAAAGCCCGCTTCGCCGGCGACCTTCGCCTGCCCCACGCCGCAAGCTCCTCCTTTTGTGGAACTCATAAAGTGTCCGGCGCTGCGATACATGTGACATTCGCGTGAGAGGTCTGAAACTGCTTCGCTATGAAGCCGTAGAGTAGCCGACATAATTTTTCACGATGGGCCACTCCACCCACGCCCACTTGCTGCGTCGATTGCAGTGTGGATTGGACTACTGTAAAAGTACTTTACTGTTAATATGGATcagtaatttttggtttagaccagttttgaacaaaaaattctgaagaagcatatggcaaaaattgttttcttcttctaaTGGGCCAACCTCAAAGTCTAACAGAGCGTGTGCACTTCCTCGTCCATTTGAGTTCATGCGAACTTAGCTTAACACCGGACATAGACCAGAAATTCGAAATAACAGCAGATTTTTAGCTTTTATAAACGTTCCAAAAAAACCATCATTCATAAATAATACCTTGTAAATTcttagatttttccaaatttttcgaaaatattgtgggctatttttgagaataaatatAATGAGACTTTCTAATTATTAGTCGCAATTTGGGTTCACCGAAGCATAAGATACTATGTAAAAACTACAGACAAAATGTGATCAGGTGCAAGTTTTAACGAACTCGGCGGCGTCATTCTTGGTACCTGGTCAGACattctgaaatatatttcaacGTCAAATACATATTACCTCTAGATGTCGGAGCAACTGGTCGCATTTTTCATCACATTCACTGTAAGCGAAGGCAGGCGTGCCTACcttaaaagaagaaaaaataagtgGTTTAGATAATGTTTGGTGGAATAATACTCAATTTGTTCGTGTTGGCAGCGGCTCGGAACATGAGCTCGATGAATGGCTCTTTTGGAATTATCACTAAAAACCATGCGATTTGCAATTTGACAATGTGCCTATTGTATGTGCTAGTAGTGTGTCCAATGCAGTTgtcgtgagtttttttcgaattaattgTTGCTGAAGCTACAtaaatcctacagtactcctacagtacctctacagtactactacagtaccccaacccTCACTCACCCTACAAACTCAATATCCTtcaaaagacaatttttcttgaactaCAGCGatcttacagtaatcctattgTACTCCTATAGTAATAATACAGTACTCCtaaagtactcctacagtagtAATACAGTACTCCTTCAGTAATCCTACATTACTCCCACAGTAATCCTACATTACTCctgcagtactactacagtataGCTATAGTACCACAACAGTacctacagtaatcatacagtaaacccacagtaattctacagtactcctaaagtaattctacagtaatcctacagtacctctattgtactactacagtactacgACCGTATCACACAACTAACCCCCAACCATCATCTCATTTAAAGACTAAAACTGAATTCtactaaaactacagtaatcctacattactcctacagtacccctacagtacccttacagtttttctgcaaaactttgaaacttctatgattatttttgatatttcagaaaCATCCCAATTCTTATCACAAATTCAAGATACATCGGCCTTGCCTCTATTATATTACACGAATGCTCAAATATGCTCAGCCTCCTGATGGCTCTCAACCGTTTTTTCGCAGTATTCTGGTACCTTCGATACaatcgaattttctcgaattccaACACGAccttcatgaaaaattttggcggacTAGTTTTCGCTGTGATTTATTACATTTTATACGACTATCTTGGCTGCTTCTTTTACTATGAGAAAAGTAGTTACACGTTCTGGCTTGTGGACACTCCACTGTGTTATAGTGTGTCCTGGTACTCGGATATTTTATTCAACAATTCGCTAGTAGTATTCACGCTTGCAATTAATTTGATAACGGTCTACAAAGCAGGAAAAAGCAATCGAAACTTGCTCCAAGCCGCCGGAGCACAAATGACAAAGAGGAACCGGCAGAGAGAATTGGGTTTTATAAAGCAATCGTTTGCTCAGGGAGCCGTGATATTTGGAGGGCAATGCGTTTATTACGTGGGCGCGGTTTTTGTGACCAATTcggttttgttgttttttataacGAGTCTATGGGTTTTTGTCCACGCAATTCAAGGGTAAATTTTGTCccgcctacctacctacctaacTACCTACCAATATTTTCtaaacataattttcagagGCTTCATGTTAATTTCGAATCAGGAAATGCGATCTGCAATGAGCAAAAAGCaaagtatgtttttttaatgcaaaatatcataaaacattttttcaagtttttttttcagattctatcGCTTCACCATTTGTTGTCACTGTCTGAAATTCAACTCAATTAGCTTTAAACTTTTGATCATTTCTTATCAGTTGGCTACACTCTCTCtataaatgaataaaagtCATAAAAACCTGGCACCAATACATTACTTTATGATGGGGAAATGCAATTTCCAATTCGAAAagtgttgaaaacttttagactgataattttaattttactattaatttgcttttttgtatttttgttgtttcattTGGCGggttttcaaaatggaaaacgACTGGAAATTGGTATTTTGGTGGTTTTGAATGAGAATACAGATGCCCGGCAATATGATTTGGCgttaagtgagtttttgaccggaaattcaaattgttagaacaacattttggcgggagttcaaattttctgatagtgagaaacaaaattgacgggaaatttgaaattcagaacaaatttttttttcgtgtgaaattctaaatttcggaaaaaaattttgcgggaaattctaATTATCTGGAAAAGTTCCGgcgataatttcaaattttctggataatttttggtgggaaatatTAATATTCTGATTGTGGGAAAATTAtggcggaaatttaaaatttctgaaaaaaaattggcgtaAATTCAGAGTCGTTGAGaattttcaccgaaattttaaattttctgagaattttttaacgggaaattaaaatattctgaGAAAAGTTTAGGcggaattataatttttgtggagcatttttggcgcaaaattcaaaaaaaaattgagacgaagacaaacttaaaaatgttaaaaattttgaacttctttattttctaaatttctggagctttcaagaaatttctttgaaattctgaaatgtgaaaaacaaaatatttctagatCATTTGAGAACTTTCTGTGAATTCGAAAAGGCTCTAGAAAATTtgggaacattttgaaatttgtataacataattttcagaaagtgtgGAATGTTATGCAAAAATTCACGGCTACCAATTCATAACTGCTCGGGATACTGGACcggaaaatatttatcaatGTAGTCAAGTTGATGTAagagttagtttttttcagtgcTGACCgagttttcccattttcaccattttttaattgcaataaattttattcagatttATTCAATGGCcgaaattttacgatttcCAGAAACTCTTCCGCCGACACTGTATTGCTGCAAAAATTCTACTCGACTATGACGTCATGATGTTTTTGGACGCCGACATCGGTGTAGTCAATCCGaagcgaaaaatcgaagaattcATCGAAAAAAGAGTTAATGTCATATTTTACGACCGGTTTCAGAATTGGGAAATTGCCACGGGGTCGTATATTGCGaggaatacaaaattttcagtggattTGCTGAACGGTaagttttctaataattttacGTAGGCACAAAAAGGATGCCTACCTGGTGCCTACTGCCTAATCTTATTGAATTTGAGTTCACGCCAAAGCTGTAAAAATAGGCCGTAGGCAGCTTATTTTGCCTGTctgtattaaatttttttagagtttgCAAACTATGAAGTACGACTACCTAAGAGCCTTCACGGCTCCGATAATGGAGCTATCCATGTAAGCAAtcctcgatgcaccataacgAATTTCTTCCATTTCAGATGTTCCTCGCTGAAAAACTAACACCAAAATCTTCTCCAAAACTCGAAAAGTGCcgaaaattttacgaaaaatcaaaaagctaCGAAGACCTGTTCACATTCGAGGCATGTATTCGTGATTTGCTAGGAGATTCTATAGATTTCGggaaaatccgaattttggaaaaaggaaCAAGCTGGGTGAGAGACGGATGGCTCACGAAAAGTCAATGGCACCCGGGAATTGATTTTATGTTGCATGGATGGAAATCTTGGCAGTTGAGGGGAATCCCGCAAAATGGACTGAGGTTTTTAGAAAAGAAATATATCTAGTTaaggaaaaatatatatttctagaccacttccaatttcaaaaaatcggtggTATAGCccgttttctggaaattttgaccTGGAAAAATGCAAACCTGGAAATGTTACATGGAATTACGATTTGAGGGTGCTTGGCAATAAAGAGGAAATTTTGCaaaccttgaaaaaaattcgggtCGAcattgaaataatgaaaaggaAATCATTTGCAAGACTCGACGGAGATTATTGAaatacatttgtttttttcttaacaaGGAAAGTAAGTCAATCTAGTCCCGGACTTTAAATCGAGAcgtatgtcatttgaaagcttatgtttagactagatcaccacaaaaatttcagcggcggAACTCAACTCTGAACCCCTGAAATCGCCATCTGAAAGTGctccagtgcatttttttcgctgatttcTATGTCAAGTAAATGGCCTTAAAAGGGGTTCTGAGCgattagaaattgtttttaggGGGTTTTAGGGTCTAACAAACAATGtggaagctttttggaaatttttatttttttgaaagaatctGAGTGTCTAATggatcgaaaaaaattcagattttttcaaaaaaataaaaatttccaaaaagcttccaCATTGTTTGTTAGACCCTAAAACCCcctaaaaacaatttctaatcGCTCAGAACCCCTTTTAAGGCCATTTACTTGACATAGaaatcagcgaaaaaatgcactggagCACTTTCAGATGGCGATTTCAGGGGTTCAGAGTTGAGTTccgccgctgaaatttttgtggtgatctagTCTAAACATAAGCTTTCGAATGACATACGTCTCGATTTAATGTCCGGGACTAGATTGACTTACTTTCCTTgtaagttttataaattttatattacagaaacacaaaattctgagaatgcgtattggaCAACataattgacgcgcaaaatatctcgtagcgaaaactacagtaacccattaaAAGACTgatgtagcgcttgtgtcgatttacgagaattttcttatgttttgcttttttttaaaatattcttttgagaaataaatgaTCGAGCCCTTAAATCGCCATCAGCGCTACAGTAGACATTtacagaattactgtagttttcgctacgagatattttgcgcgtcaaatatgttgtacgcattttctaaattttgtgttctcgtaaaacttaaaggcgcacaattttttcaaatgggtctcggcgcgaaAAAACGTTATTGTGctttttccctcattttccttacatttttcaataaaatcacttggttttagataattttgtcgttttttttttcaaatatttttattgaaaatcggtttaaatcagtttttcaagtacaaataaacttttttaatatttaaaaaacgtttttttttcgattctaAAGTTCAAAGTTGACCTGAAAATCCataatttaacttttatttatatGGTATACGGTATGCAATGAGAACTGTGCAAACACGGAAGCCGCGTACTTTTCCATTTACCGTagtaaaacagtttttttcattttcaataatttttttcgcatttattCCTTCTTTCCTCAAACAAACATCCATGTTCTCCCGTTGTCAGTCGTTTTCCGTTCTTCTCCGCCTGCGTCTCTTTGCCTCTCTCCCCgcacttttctttttcatttatttttcatttcgcTGGCAGTTTTTCGGCATTGActcacaatttttcgaatttttcttatcgatttataatttttaattaataaatataCACTTTCACActactttcaaataaaaatatataatttccagatataatctccccaaaaaaatcgataaaaatgagaagaggAGCCCAGCCGCCGCCGGCTGAAGACGTGGAAAAATGCGAGGAAGACGATTGCaaaaagagatttttgaagaaacgaACAAAGCGAAATGCTGATAATACTTATCATCCAAGTCATAATAAGAAGTAAATTCgaagaataaaataataaatttaaaaaaaccaaccttaaaattttcagatctacCGCAGAAATTCCGGATTTTCGAACAAGCGCCGTCTCTGAAAGGgataatgaaacaattttaatgcTTCCACCAGTAGGAAATGTCGAAGAGCACGATATTGAGCAATTTAAGCGAGAAACATGTCATTTGCCAGAGGATGtggtgaatttttatttatttttcctaaaaaaaaagatttttgggtgtcagaatgtcccatgtcggtttgatcttcgaaaaatgcgggagttgagagctcggaaaaaattcccgcattttttgtagatcaccaCCCCGccaatttaataattttcccaCTTCCAGGCATTCCGAATTCTCTCGTTCTACGAATATGATTTTGAAACTGCGACACGTGTCGCCTTGCAAATGGATGCTCCGGATTTGATGCCGGATTTTGCCAAGAAAATTATGATCGCGAATGCTCCGTTTGAAAGGGATGCAAAATCGCGGAAAAGGATGCACTACgaggaattttattttacaaaaactgtcagttttctggaaaaaactgagaaaaaatgtgcaaaaaaaacaattttatcggaaaaaaaaatttgaaaatttgaaaattccgaaaaaaaggccaaattttagctaaaatctgaaatcttcGCGTGTCGTCAATTTGCAgactttttgaatgttttcttaATGGCGCACGAATTTATTCAGACGGGTCTCGCcgcgcaaaaaaattttatggtattttttaacatatttttatacaaaaaaaacacttttgaacaaaaaaaacatttttaacaaaataaggaaaaaaaattagcaaaattgtataaaaagaTTGAccttgaacaaaaaaaattaaaaaaaaaacgattttgaacagaaaaatgaaaaaaaaaacaatttttagaaaaaaaaacaattttaaacagaaaagatcttgaacagaaaaaaacagttttgtactggaaaaaaaattgaaaaaaaaattgcaaaaaatgtaaaaaagatGGATTTTgaaccgaaaattaaaaaaaaacaattttgaacaaaaaaaattaaaaagaaatatgaaaagaaaaaatgagaaaaaatatttaaaaaaaaaaacatgtttttttaaaaattaaaaagaaaaatcagaaaaactaccataatttttttgcgcgccgagacccaACTAAATAAATCCATGCGTCTTTAAGAACGCATGCCAAAATCCTGCGAAATTTcgataataaatttaaaattgatttccaatggaaaaatttgagatttttaacaaaactcGTCGacttttgcacattttgagtctacactagtgttttaaaattttttttttcaatcaaaaaattaagaaaaattatttcttattcAGTTCCGAAAAGGAGTGGACACAAAAACGCTGGTCAATTTCTActataaagaaaaaaacaaattgtgcGGAAATTGGCGCCTCGAGACCCCAGATCGCCTGGTTACTCCTGAAGATAAGCAGAGGCTGGAAGAGAAAATGAAGGCCAGTAATATCACAATTtatcagtgagtttttgaaaaaaattaaatttaaaaagaaatattgaattcCAGGCAAGACCCAAAAAAGCAGACGCGTGCTCAGAAGGCCATGTCAACTCGCCTAGCGAATCTACGTGGTAGTAGAGGAGGACAGGAAACGGATCTGAACAACGATTCGGACACCACCTCGGTGAACAGCGCTCAAGAATCCACGAATGGAACTCCGATGCCGGAGCCGGAGCCATCACGACCACCACGCATCAACTTGAAATTCCGATTCACTCCGTCAAAACTCGGAACAGCGACGCCGGGCATTTCGATCATTTCCTCGCCGACTCCACCGAAATCTCCGCCGAAATCCACCCCGCGAACTTCAAAATCGACGCCACCGAAGCGCCCATACCTAAAGCGATCTCTCGAGCAGGCCCGCGGCGGAGCCCAGAAGTCCTATCCGGCCCGAACGCGACGCTCGACGAACATCTTTGAATAATTCCCCATCTCAACTCTCACTTTTTTGCCGGTTGTGTAATATTTATTCTAACGTGATTTTTGTTGTGTCACTTTCTCAtattttgtgttgtttttttaatagtataataaatattatttattttgagacaaaaaatttgaaaaaaaaaaatctaaaaatacgcattgtgcaacatatttcacgcgcaaaatatctcgtagcggaaactacagtaattctttaaatgactactgtagtgtcgatttacgggctcggttttcaaaatgaatttctttttgaattttttcctgcaTTCCTCCgtattattttccaattttctgattaattttaatattctattgataaatccgtaaatcgacacaagtagccctacagtagtcatttaaagaactactgtagttttcgctatgagATATATTTTGGTGTCCATTATTACCGATACAGAGCGTGTAGATAGTGAGAGAGTGGCAGACATCCGGGTCCCAAaggggcggggcgcgcggaagagacgatttgtgtcgatttacggaatgTTGTCAACGggaaaaatttcgtaaatcgacacaaatcgtctcttccgcgcgccccgcccctTTGGGACCCGGATGTCTGCCACTCTCTCACTATCTACACGCTCTGTATCGGTAATATATTGTttcattctcaaaattgtGTGTTACCGTAGTAAAACgtgatatttcaattttcgttaaaTTCATTCCAAAATGAAAACCTACTTTATAACCAATCAGTGTCGTCtcactccgcccacttcttctgattggttgaaaagttgGTGGAGcaagtcgctgattggtcgcagttcaaattttggagaaaatcacTGGAAAAATAGGCGGAGTTTCGAGACAAAAAGACGATacttcaaaagttgaaaattcgcaaaataTAATTCGCGCGTTTGTTTTTTGtggtatttctgaatttgagactgcttgaaatttttttaaacgcaaaatcttaaaaaattattatggtCCCTCTCGAACTCCAATCGATCGAAATGGctggtgaattttttttggaacaaatcgTAGTGCAACGTGGCGGATCGGAGCGACACTTGATGCATTCGTCGCGTTTGCCAAACTGACGTCTTGAAAGGATGGTTCAGGCttcataaattttagaatGCGAAGAATGGATTGCAGTTTTTGAGGCTTTAAGTTTTCCTGGAcctacaaaattatttttaaattgcattttaaattaaatcaaTTATCTCACCTCGCTATTGAATCccaaataaattattgcaTTGGAAGTGCAATTCAATGTGTAAAACATTGGAATCAACACAAACCACTCGATTCCATGATTTGCGATGATTAGGGGCAGAATTCGGAACAGGGACCATGCGCAGATGTAAAATATCAGAAGAAGGCAGAATTGGAAGGCGTATCTGAGAGAATAAGCTTTTACGAAAGGCTCGGCCCGTGGAGCGCACCCCACTGAAATACCCTATACAAGTGTGTCCCACCGATAAATACATACGCTCCGCCTTAAAaggttgggtctcgttaggtagtCGCGTCAAAGCCGTCTATTTAACAATCTTATgccaaagtttaaaaaacacgATATTTTCATCTTAAAACTCATCAAAAATcgactgaaaatatataacaaCTTTCCTAATGAGACTCAACTTTTGTCGacggagcgcgtttgcacctCGATTTCAAAAAGCGCGCTTTTAAGCGGAAGGCTTACTTGACATCTCGCTCCCTCCGTAATTTTTGCTCTTCACCAGTTGATGAGT
This is a stretch of genomic DNA from Caenorhabditis elegans chromosome V. It encodes these proteins:
- the srx-22 gene encoding 7TM GPCR serpentine receptor class x (Srx) domain-containing protein (Predicted), which codes for MGESHIVSFITFSIMFMGTVANLFVLLAARKMTSMNSSFGIITKNQSVCNMLMCLIFMLYVGPIQLSNSTPLSEYSKYFGLAAMIVYEISNQLHLIIALNRLFAVFWTFHYDQIFTKFNTNLMKNIACFIGFSICFLFYDVLGCYFYYDTRTFTFTFLDSPKCDDITWYSDFIFNISLVALTLIINLLTAYRAGKASRSLLDAAGAQMSKEQRHRERSFIKQSFLQGMTIFSGQVTYHVTAPLVTNSVLLFLDASLWAFMHAFEGLLILLSSQEMRSVISKKRQSIASVFVLML
- the srx-23 gene encoding 7TM GPCR serpentine receptor class x (Srx) domain-containing protein (Predicted) encodes the protein MSEQLVAFFITFTIMFGGIILNLFVLAAARNMSSMNGSFGIITKNHAICNLTMCLLYVLVVCPMQLSNIPILITNSRYIGLASIILHECSNMLSLLMALNRFFAVFWYLRYNRIFSNSNTTFMKNFGGLVFAVIYYILYDYLGCFFYYEKSSYTFWLVDTPLCYSVSWYSDILFNNSLVVFTLAINLITVYKAGKSNRNLLQAAGAQMTKRNRQRELGFIKQSFAQGAVIFGGQCVYYVGAVFVTNSVLLFFITSLWVFVHAIQGGFMLISNQEMRSAMSKKQNSIASPFVVTV
- the F31F4.1 gene encoding Nucleotide-diphospho-sugar transferase domain-containing protein (Confirmed by transcript evidence), which translates into the protein MQFPIRKVLKTFRLIILILLLICFFVFLLFHLAGFQNGKRLEIGILVVLNENTDARQYDLALKSVECYAKIHGYQFITARDTGPENIYQCSQVDKLFRRHCIAAKILLDYDVMMFLDADIGVVNPKRKIEEFIEKRVNVIFYDRFQNWEIATGSYIARNTKFSVDLLNEFANYEVRLPKSLHGSDNGAIHMFLAEKLTPKSSPKLEKCRKFYEKSKSYEDLFTFEACIRDLLGDSIDFGKIRILEKGTSWVRDGWLTKSQWHPGIDFMLHGWKSWQLRGIPQNGLRPLPISKNRWYSPFSGNFDLEKCKPGNVTWNYDLRVLGNKEEILQTLKKIRVDIEIMKRKSFARLDGDY
- the F31F4.1 gene encoding Nucleotide-diphospho-sugar transferase domain-containing protein (Partially confirmed by transcript evidence), producing the protein MQFPIRKVLKTFRLIILILLLICFFVFLLFHLAGFQNGKRLEIGILVVLNENTDARQYDLALKSVECYAKIHGYQFITARDTGPENIYQCSQVDVRKLFRRHCIAAKILLDYDVMMFLDADIGVVNPKRKIEEFIEKRVNVIFYDRFQNWEIATGSYIARNTKFSVDLLNEFANYEVRLPKSLHGSDNGAIHMFLAEKLTPKSSPKLEKCRKFYEKSKSYEDLFTFEACIRDLLGDSIDFGKIRILEKGTSWVRDGWLTKSQWHPGIDFMLHGWKSWQLRGIPQNGLRPLPISKNRWYSPFSGNFDLEKCKPGNVTWNYDLRVLGNKEEILQTLKKIRVDIEIMKRKSFARLDGDY
- the H25P19.1 gene encoding CUE domain-containing protein (Confirmed by transcript evidence), producing MRRGAQPPPAEDVEKCEEDDCKKRFLKKRTKRNADNTYHPSHNKKSTAEIPDFRTSAVSERDNETILMLPPVGNVEEHDIEQFKRETCHLPEDVAFRILSFYEYDFETATRVALQMDAPDLMPDFAKKIMIANAPFERDAKSRKRMHYEEFYFTKTFRKGVDTKTLVNFYYKEKNKLCGNWRLETPDRLVTPEDKQRLEEKMKASNITIYQQDPKKQTRAQKAMSTRLANLRGSRGGQETDLNNDSDTTSVNSAQESTNGTPMPEPEPSRPPRINLKFRFTPSKLGTATPGISIISSPTPPKSPPKSTPRTSKSTPPKRPYLKRSLEQARGGAQKSYPARTRRSTNIFE